The genomic window TTTGATAATGGTGCCGATGACTATCTTGTGAAACCATTTCATTTTGACGAACTGTATGCAAGAGTCCAATCTTTATTAAGGAGAAAAGAAGTTCCGCAACAGACAGAAAGTAAAATCGTCATTAAAGATTTAGAAATCTTTGAAGAAGATATGAAAGTTTTTAGAGCAGGTGAAGAAATTAAACTTACTCCGAAAGAATTCAAATTAATCCTGATTTTAGCACACGCTAAAGGAAAAGTGCTTTCTAAACAGTTTATCGCAGAAAAACTTTGGGATTATCATATAGAAACCAATCAGAATACTATTGAGGTTTACATTAATTTTTTAAGAAAAAAGATTGATAAAGAACATGATGTCAAACTTCTAAGAACCAAAGTTGGTTACGGATATTATCTAAGCGATCAGGAATGACATTAAAAAATAGGATATCACTTTTAGTAAGCTTACTGTTTACCATCCTTTTTGGACTGGCATCTACAGTGATATTCATTTTATATTCCAATTATCGAAAAGAAGAGTTTCGGGATCGATTAGAAATCAAAGCTTTATCGAACATCAAGCTATTGGTTAATGTAAAACAAGTCGATAATCAGCTTTTAAAAATAATAGACCAAAATTCGATCAACAAATTGTATGATGAAAAGACTTTGGTTTTTGATTCTAATTATAAACTGATTTATAGCAGTATTGATGATGCCAAAATCAATTGGTCTGTTGATGATTTAAAATACCTTAAAAAGAATAAAACTTTCTTTAAACAGCAGGGCGATTATGAAGTTTATGGCGTTTTCTATGACACGAACGACAAAGATTTTTATGCTTTAATTTCTGCCACCGATGATTATGGCAAGAAAAAGTTACTTTTCTTGAGGTATACTTTAATTATATCATACATCTTTTTTACTTGTGTTTGCTGGCTGTTAACTTCATTTATGGTTAGAAAAGCCATGAATCCGCTTCATGCTTTTCATCAGAAAATAAAAAACATAAACGAAAATAATCTCGATACTAGAATTGAATCTAAAAGCACTAAAAATGAAATTGATTTAATTGCGGATGAATTTAATTTCATGATGGATCGTATCGAACTTTCGTATCAAAAACAAAAAGAATTTACTGCCCACGCATCGCATGAATTGAGAACACCACTATCTAGAATGACTTCTCAGATAGAAAATGCTATGGCTGAACCAGAGCTTCAACAGAAAAACAAGTCATTCCTAAATTCAATTTTGGCTGATGTCAATCATTTAAGTGAATTAATCAATTCTCTGCTTATCCTTTCCAAAATTGATAACAGAAAAGCAGATCATCATGAAGTGCAGAGAATAGATGAAATTCTATTTTCTTCGATCGAAAAAATAAACAAAGCATTCCCCGATTTTGTTATTCTTTTTGAAATGGAAGAAAGCGAAAATCTTGACACTGCCTTAGAAATAAAAGGAAACAAAAATCTTTTAGAAATAGCCTTAACCAATATTTTAAAAAATGCTTGTGTCTATTCAGACAATAAACAGGCAAAAGTAAAAATAAGCACCGATCATTATCATCTAATCGTTTCTGTATCCAATACCGGAGAAACTTTAAACGAAGAAGAACAAAAGAACCTTTTTCAGCCTTTTATGCGTGGCCACAACTCAAAAGGGACTTCTGGTTTTGGGCTTGGTTTAAGAATTGTACAGCGCATTCTTATATTGCACAAAGCAAACATAACTTACTCTATACCAAATATTAACACGAATTTATTTCAGTTATTTTTTAATTTGTAAACAATTTTAAGCTATTTTTAAGGTAGATTTTAAGCTCTCTTAAAGCCTGTTGATAGCATATTTGTACAACTTAAAGATGATACAATGAAAAAGTTATTCGCATTGCTGTTATTTGCACTTTTAAATCAAGTTGCAATAGCACAAAAATCACTTACTCTCCAAGACTGCGAAAGTCAATTTTTGAAAAAAAACCTATTTTTACTGGCATCCCAATATAACATTGATGCCGCAAAAGCGCTCACTATTCAGGCTCGTATTTGGGATAATCCAATGATAACTGCCGAATTGAATGCTTATAATCCTGAAAGGGATAAGTATTTTGATATTGGCAAAGAAGGTCAAAAATCATTTGGCATCGAACAGCTTATTTATCTTGGAGGAAAAAAACGTAACGAGGTTAAATTAGCTCAAACCAATACTCAATTGGCAGAATTACAATTTAATGATGTCTTGCGTACCTTAAAACTGCAATTGCGTAAAAGCTTCTATACAGTGTATTATAATACTAAGAATCTTGAAAACACCGACAAGCAATTGGCTCACATCGAAAATTTAATTAACTCTTATTCTGTTCAGGCTCAGAAAGGAAATATTCCTTTGAAAGATGTTGTTCGATTACAGTCGTTATATCTGAATTTTAAAAATGAGCGTCTAGAAGTTATAAATAACAATATCGAAGAACAGGCTAATTTGAAATTGCTTTTGAATGAAACTGAAAATGTAATTCCAGTTGTAAGCAAAGACGATTCGAATAAATACTTAAAAACAATCGATTTTGATCTTAAAAGCTTTGAAGAACAAGCTATTGCAAATCGCCCAGATTATTTAGCCAAGCAAAAAGAAATTGATGCGAATGAATTGAATGTAAAATGGCAAAAATCGCTTTCGGTTCCAGACCTTACTCTAGGCGCCAGTTATGATCAGCGAGGTGGG from Flavobacterium sp. KACC 22763 includes these protein-coding regions:
- a CDS encoding response regulator transcription factor — its product is MKILLLEDDFTLSKEISAFFTSKEFECVPYYDGSLLLKKYFPYEYDLIVLDINVPGINGIDVCKGIRETDKKTPIIMLTAFSEIEDKLSSFDNGADDYLVKPFHFDELYARVQSLLRRKEVPQQTESKIVIKDLEIFEEDMKVFRAGEEIKLTPKEFKLILILAHAKGKVLSKQFIAEKLWDYHIETNQNTIEVYINFLRKKIDKEHDVKLLRTKVGYGYYLSDQE
- a CDS encoding sensor histidine kinase is translated as MTLKNRISLLVSLLFTILFGLASTVIFILYSNYRKEEFRDRLEIKALSNIKLLVNVKQVDNQLLKIIDQNSINKLYDEKTLVFDSNYKLIYSSIDDAKINWSVDDLKYLKKNKTFFKQQGDYEVYGVFYDTNDKDFYALISATDDYGKKKLLFLRYTLIISYIFFTCVCWLLTSFMVRKAMNPLHAFHQKIKNINENNLDTRIESKSTKNEIDLIADEFNFMMDRIELSYQKQKEFTAHASHELRTPLSRMTSQIENAMAEPELQQKNKSFLNSILADVNHLSELINSLLILSKIDNRKADHHEVQRIDEILFSSIEKINKAFPDFVILFEMEESENLDTALEIKGNKNLLEIALTNILKNACVYSDNKQAKVKISTDHYHLIVSVSNTGETLNEEEQKNLFQPFMRGHNSKGTSGFGLGLRIVQRILILHKANITYSIPNINTNLFQLFFNL
- a CDS encoding TolC family protein — encoded protein: MKKLFALLLFALLNQVAIAQKSLTLQDCESQFLKKNLFLLASQYNIDAAKALTIQARIWDNPMITAELNAYNPERDKYFDIGKEGQKSFGIEQLIYLGGKKRNEVKLAQTNTQLAELQFNDVLRTLKLQLRKSFYTVYYNTKNLENTDKQLAHIENLINSYSVQAQKGNIPLKDVVRLQSLYLNFKNERLEVINNNIEEQANLKLLLNETENVIPVVSKDDSNKYLKTIDFDLKSFEEQAIANRPDYLAKQKEIDANELNVKWQKSLSVPDLTLGASYDQRGGAFNKEANVNIGIPLPLWNKNKGNIKYAQTILEQSKIEKQNFELQLQTEITSAWTKWDESRQNYSVIKPTVNSDFEAVYNGMLTNFQKRNVSLLEFTDFMESYNQAIIQLNELKKKVVIAGEELNSTINKDLF